Genomic DNA from Desulfovibrio aminophilus DSM 12254:
ACGGGCAGATCGGGCCAGGTCTTGGCGATGTACTGGAGCTGGGGCAGGGTCAACTGGCCGTTGAGGGCGTGCTCCATGAAGAGAAAGGGCTTCTGGTCGCGTCCCAGGTATTTGTCCAGGGCCTGCCCCAGGTCGGCCGTGTCCTGGATCACGCGCAGCAGATTCGCGTCCAGGCCCAGTTCGTGGCACAGGGCGTTCTTCACCGTCTGTTGGAATATCTTGTCCCGGGTCAGGAGCAGGAAGATTCCTCCCTGTTCCAGAAAGTCGTAGATCACGTCGCAGTACTTGTTGACCGTCTCGTCGTTGGTGCGCAAGACGTAGATGCTGCGGGTCTCGCTCTGCTTTCTCGGAGCCAGGTCGGCTGCCGGATCCGGCCGAGACTTGACCACATAGAGCGACTTCGATCGTCGATCCTTGCGGAGCATGGCATTCCCCCCTGAGACAAAAAACGCGCTTGTCCGCGCGGCGGCACCCCGCGCCGAAGATGCTGATCCTGGCATTGAAACTATAAACCGGACGTCATAGGGTGACAACGGGTCAATGTCCCGTTTTGTCCGCCTTGGGTTCGGGACAATCCCCCGGGAGAATCGCCCCGGGGCGGGAACACGGCTTGAGCCCGGGGCGGAAAACCGCTACAGGGGCTGGACCCGCAACCGCAAGAACGAGGAGTCTCCCGTGTCCGAAATGCAGATCAAGGAAATTCCCGCCGCCCCGGAATTCGACATGTTCTTCTATTGCGAGGTGGCGGGCGAAAACCGCATCGACCGCGACCTGCTGGAAGAGATCGAGGAGCGCTGGGAACGTTGGGCCGGACTTCTGAAAGCCCATCTGCTGACCAACCCCGAGGGCGGAGCCCAGTATGTCTTCCTGTTCATGGACAAGGCCGTGGAAGACGAAATCGAGGGCATCTGGCAGGACTCGCCCACCCACGGACTGGCCCTGCACAACCTGGCCATCGCCATGGTCATGTCCGCCGCCCACGGGCTGATCCCCGAGCTTCAGGAAGGCCGTTGCGCCCCGCTGCCCAAGCCTGGCAAGGCCATGCTGGACGCCTTCGACAAACTCGGTCTGACCTGGAACAAGGAGGGCACGGTGAACCGCCAGTACGCGGTGCTCACGCCCTACCCCTACTCCGGCGGCTGCGACATCTGCTACCTGCAGCCCACCTGCCCCAAGGCCGCCCTGGAGCGTTGAGCGCTCCAGGGAAGGCGCATGGGGAGGGCGCCCTCCCCGATCAATCCCCCTTTCCTCCCCTTTCGATGACCTCCCGCTTTCCGTACGGTGGCATCGTGCGGAAACCCCGCCCGGAGATCCAGTCCTCCGGGCGACAGCTCCAGGGAGGCGAACATGCGCAGCATCCTCGTGAAGCAGAATGGGGGGCGGGATATGGTGTTCACCGGCCGCATCGTGGCCCGAGCCGACGACAGTGAAGTGAGCGACAAGCGTCCGATCTACACCGACTGCCTGAGCCTGTGGACCCTGACCATCTTCGAGACCAGGGAAGGCGGCTTCGTCTTCAGTTCCGAATATGACGCCTACGCTCCCAAGCGCGTCTCCCTGCGCGGCGCATTCCGCTTCGACAACCCGGAAGCCCTGGTCATGGCCCTGGAGCAGGATGGCCACACCCACGCCGAGTTGACCCGGCTCCTGCTCAGACGGGCGGCCCAGGCATCCGAGGCTTTCCGTCCGCGCCGGGCCGAAACCGCGGCCATCTATCCGCCCGCGCTGCAGCATTTGGCGCCCAGCGGCCACGAAGACATGGCCGAGTGCGCCTGATCCAGGCGGGAGAAAGGTTTTTTCGCCGGACCTGTTCCAGCCGTTTCCTCCTTCCCATGCGGAGACGCCGCCTGCGGGATGGTCCCGCCGACGGCGTCTTCGATTTGAGAGGAAAAAAGCAAACCGCTAGCCGAACGCCGGCACGTGCAGCGTACCGCTCTCCACGGACATGCGGTCGGCCTTAGCGCGCGGGGCGCACACTCCCACCAGTTCAAAGCCCAAGCTCTCGGCCATGAGTTTGAGCGGCTCCACGTTTTGGGTCACGCGCATGATCTCCAACAGCGTTTCCACTCCAAGCTTGGCCTGTCCGTCGAACGGATTGAGTTCGCGAAGCAGCGTGGAATAGGGCTTGCCGATGGCCTCGGCGATGTCCTTGGCCGGCTTCCTGCCTTCGAGAACGATCTGCTGGGTCAACTTGGTGATGTCGCCTTTCATGGTCTTCCGCTCCTTGGCTGATTGCCTGCTCGGCCGCCGGCGGCGCTCTCCCCGCCAACCCGATTGCCGGTTTCGTTCTTGGAGACCGCGCATGCGGCCCTGCTCCGCATGATCAAATCCCATGCCAAGCGGGAAGGTCTTTGCTCCTGACTGGCAACCTCTAGGAATAGCATGTATTTTTTATTCTGCGGAAGGTGTCCGGCAGAAAGAACGACCAGGAAATCATTCTGATTTCATCAGAATTCTGATGAAATCAGAAAATCAGTCCTGGAAAGCCAAGTCGCGCAAAGGCGTCTTGTTCTCGAACAGCGGCTCCAGACTGGAACGGAAGGTACCGGCGATGCGCAGGCCGGAAACCTCCAGCCCGGCGGGCAGTCCGGCGTAGAGGCGCAGGGCGCGGTCGATGAAGTCAGCGTCCACGAAGGAGGCCCGGACCTCCAGCAGCCGACCGCCCAGGACCACGGGCACGATCAGTTCATGCCTGCGCTCCGGGGCCCGGGTGATGAGGTTGCCGGTGCGCACCAGGGCCTCGGCGACCGTGGCGGGCAAGAGGGCCGAGGCCTTGGCCAGGCGCTCCACGAAGACGGGTTGAAGGGCTAGGTAGTAAAGAGGGTCCACCT
This window encodes:
- a CDS encoding phage regulatory CII family protein; translated protein: MKGDITKLTQQIVLEGRKPAKDIAEAIGKPYSTLLRELNPFDGQAKLGVETLLEIMRVTQNVEPLKLMAESLGFELVGVCAPRAKADRMSVESGTLHVPAFG